The Marispirochaeta aestuarii genome includes the window GGGGGTACCCACGGTCGATACAGTGAAGCAGGGGGACGTACACGATTGCCTCCGGCTGAGCGCCGCGGATTTCTTCGATCTCCCGCCGGGAGACAAGCACACTCAGAACAGCTCCCGAGGTTCCCGGCAGCAGCCTGCTTTCCCAGAGAATGTCCTCCATGGAGCCGGGGTAGAGTTCGGGCAGCCGGAACTCCACGGCCCTGAGGCGTTCTGATTTCTTGAGACCGGGAAAAACCGACAGCACCAGACGATAGCTGTCTCGGGGGAGCAGGACTGCACGTTTCGGCAGACGTGAGCTTACCATGGCAGTACCTCATAAACAGTACGGTACTCCCTGTGCAGCTCTCCCTCAGGACCCCGCTTATCGGGAATACGGGCGACTACCCGGATCAGGCGGGACGCATCTTTTTCCACGCTGATTTGCCAGAACCAGGTGACAGTCCCCATATACGCGAAAAGCCGATTCTGCTCTTTCGGGAGGATGATGTTTCCTCCCTCATCTTTCTCCTGTACCGGAATCATGTCAGGGAGTTCCTCCTGCAGTATGGCCCGGGAACCCCGCAGGGAGCTGATCTCCCGGGCAACGGCTTCCGGGGCTGTCACCCGGAAGGCAGGGTAGGAAATAATCTGTTTCAATACCCAGTCCGGAGTAAAATGTATGTTGACGGAAGGAAAGGCATTGATGCAGGGAAAAACCCGGTCGAACCAGTGTACCCCGACAAACTCTTCAAGCTCTTCGGGCTTGACCAGGGTGACTGTCCTGCGGCGTTCCCGCAGTTTGTGGTGAAACTCTTCCGCCGCAGCTTCGTTCCCGGTTATCTCGGCGAAGACTTTTTTCAGGCTGAACTCGTCGGCGGTGTTGATGTTCCAGTATCCCCGGGAAGTCGCGTAGTTTGCAAGGAACTCCTCCTTGAAGACGTTACCGAAGCGAGCCAGGATATCCACGGCAAAACCATCGTCCTCCCGGTCCTGCTGAAAGGCGTCGGCTCCCATTCCCGGCAACAGGAAGGAACGGACCTCTGTTTCGCTTATCATCTTTGTGTTCATGGAGTTTATGGAAAAGCGGCTGGAGATATCCTCCAGCGTAACAGTGCAGCTCTCCTCGCTCTCCAGGAGAGCTATATCGGTAAAGACCGCACTTCCGGACCAGTCCGGTTCAGACGGATCCAGTTCCTCAAGGAATTCCTGGACGGAGTCGGCAATTTTTATCATCTCGGCGGACTTTTTGGTGGAATCTCTGAAAGAGGCAAGCTGCCGCCGTTGTGTCCAGGCCATGGAAGCCGCGGAGAGGGTGAGTCCGGTGGAGATAATCAGTAGCACGAGGGCGACTGCTGTAATGCTGCCCTCGTCGGCGTGTTGCCTGCTTCTCACCGGGAATCCTCCATAAGGGAGTGTGTGCCGAAGACAACGCAGATTTCCGGGAGTCTCCCTTCGGTATCCAGCAGCAGGCGAAAGCCGCCTTCTGCTTCCTGGTTTGCTCCCTCAAATCGGGGAGTCCAGGTTACGGGAAAGCTGAGACGGGAGAGCTCGCCGCCGCAATTGACACGAAGTTCTCCCGATCCGATTTCAAGATGCAAGGTATTTTCCCTGACTCCGTCGAGCCAGTTAACTGTGAGGGACTCAGGGAACAGAGCCATATCCGGACCTTCCGTCCACCAGGGCCCCTGAATCCGGGCAGCCATGAGCCTGAGTTCACGGTCCAGCAGCGCCACGGAGGCACTCTCCCTGCTGCCTGAGCGGATAGTAAAAGGAGCTCTGAAAAGGCCGAGAACCAGCACCGCCAGGGCTGAAGCGCTGATTGCAGCGATAAAAAGGGCGGCGATGGTTTCCATGTAGCTGAAGCCTTCGTCTCCGCGCCGGGATGAACTCCTCATCGGGAAGCCTCCCGGGAGGAAGGGCAGGAGATTTCGTTACGCCTGGACACAAGGGTATACAGTCCCTCCTTACTTGAGGCGGAATCCCGCAGGGTTGCGGCAAGGAGTGTACCCAGGGGAAGAGCGAGAAGGGTAATCAGGGCCAGAGCGAGAAGAGCGTCCAGCAGGGCGTATCCTTCCTCGTGCTTGTGCTTCATTGTCAATGGCTCCAGCTCGCGATATCCGCGTCCTCTCCTTCTCCTCCCTCTGCGCCGTCGGCCCCGTAGCTGACAATGCCGTAGGGGAGTCCATCAGGTCCCGGTACCTTGTACTGGTAGGGATTCCCCCAGGGGTCTTTTTCAAGGGGTTTTTCCAGGTAGGGACCGTTCCAGGAGTCCGGTATCGGCGAGGAGGCAGGTTTTGTAAAAAGGGCCTTGAGCCCCTGGTCCTGGGAAGGATAGCGGCCGCAGTCAAAAAGGTAGGCATTCAGGGCCAGGTTAAGGGCTTCGATCTGGTTTCCGGCGGCCGCCTTCTTCGCCGTGGCGATGTACCTGAATCCCATAAAGCCTACAGTGGTGGAGAGGGTTAATACAATTGCCAGTACGATGATGGTCTCGATAAAGGTCCAGCCCTCATCCCCTTTTCTCCCTGCTGTGTTCGTTCTGCCTGCATCAGCATTTTCTTTGCCGGATTTCGGTAAACGTCGTATCATCTCTGGTCCCTCAAATCTGCTGAAAGTAAAATCAGAATAATTCCCCGAAGCCCGAAAGCAGGGGAAGCACAAAAACAACAACCCCG containing:
- the gspG gene encoding type II secretion system major pseudopilin GspG, whose product is MIRRLPKSGKENADAGRTNTAGRKGDEGWTFIETIIVLAIVLTLSTTVGFMGFRYIATAKKAAAGNQIEALNLALNAYLFDCGRYPSQDQGLKALFTKPASSPIPDSWNGPYLEKPLEKDPWGNPYQYKVPGPDGLPYGIVSYGADGAEGGEGEDADIASWSH